Proteins found in one Nostoc sp. NIES-3756 genomic segment:
- a CDS encoding undecaprenyl-diphosphate phosphatase, which yields MTLFKRQWFVLVSAVSAVLSIVVFPLEVFSAPPGSVSTGVQQMNVFQAIILGFVQGVTEFLPISSTAHLKVVPVALGWGDPGVAFTAIIQLGSIAAVLWYFREDLTRLIKGATRAIALKDYDDYDLRLSLGIILGTIPIVFFGLLIKKFIPDFDNSPIRSLSAIAIASIVMSLLLGLAEKLGKRERDFEHLTMQDGLLMGLAQALALIPGVSRSGSTLTSGLFMSLQRETAARFSFLLGIPAITLAGLVELKDVVAEGIGDGGVLPLVVGVISAAVFSYIAIAGLLRFLKTQSTWVFIWYRLAFGIAILGAISARVLQNS from the coding sequence ATGACTTTATTTAAACGTCAGTGGTTCGTGCTAGTTAGTGCAGTATCGGCGGTTTTGTCGATAGTTGTGTTTCCTTTAGAGGTTTTTAGCGCCCCTCCTGGTTCGGTGAGTACTGGGGTGCAGCAAATGAATGTTTTCCAGGCGATTATTTTGGGTTTTGTCCAGGGAGTCACCGAGTTCTTACCAATCAGTAGTACAGCACACCTTAAAGTCGTGCCTGTTGCCTTGGGATGGGGTGATCCGGGTGTGGCTTTCACAGCTATTATCCAGTTGGGAAGTATTGCGGCTGTGCTGTGGTATTTCCGTGAGGATTTGACTAGACTGATCAAGGGAGCGACAAGAGCAATCGCTCTTAAAGATTACGATGATTATGATTTGCGTCTATCTTTAGGAATAATTTTGGGAACGATACCCATCGTATTTTTTGGATTACTGATTAAAAAATTTATCCCCGATTTTGATAATTCACCCATCAGAAGTTTAAGCGCGATCGCCATCGCCTCGATAGTGATGTCCCTATTATTAGGACTAGCAGAAAAATTAGGCAAACGTGAGCGAGATTTTGAACACCTGACAATGCAAGATGGGCTGTTGATGGGTTTAGCTCAAGCTTTGGCTTTGATTCCTGGTGTTTCGCGTTCTGGTTCTACTCTCACAAGTGGGCTATTTATGAGCTTACAACGGGAAACAGCCGCCAGATTTTCATTTTTACTAGGGATACCCGCCATTACTTTGGCTGGGTTAGTAGAGTTAAAGGATGTTGTAGCAGAAGGTATAGGAGATGGGGGGGTACTTCCGCTAGTTGTGGGAGTGATTAGTGCGGCTGTGTTTTCTTATATTGCGATCGCTGGATTACTCCGCTTTCTCAAAACCCAAAGTACTTGGGTGTTTATTTGGTATCGATTAGCCTTTGGTATAGCCATCTTAGGGGCAATTAGCGCCCGAGTTTTGCAGAATAGCTAG
- a CDS encoding TIGR03279 family radical SAM protein — MAGILPARITKVLPDSIAAEIGFEAGDAIVAINGTPPRDLIDYKFLCSDEFLELEVLDASGKTHHIEIEKEYDEDLGLEFETALFDALIQCNNRCPFCFIDQQPPGKRSSLYLKDDDYRLSFLYGSYLTLTNLPEREWRRIEQMRLSPLYVSVHATEPDVRVRLLKNPRAAQILDQLRWFQERRLQIHAQVVVCPGINDGKHLEQTLRDLTSFHDGDVPTVASVAVVPVGLTRFRPEEDELVPVTREKAQEVIAQVRSLTREFRQKFGSNVAWLADEWFLIAGEELPSEAEYEEYPQIDNGVGSIRLFLKQFADTAAQLLPAKIDRPKKLTWVVGNAVEKAFQPILKSLNAVEGLEISMKALSSDYWGQAISVTGLITGHDLLLNLKGQDLGTGILLPKVMLKHGELVFLDDMTVEEVAQKLQTKIFPVAGVEELINTCITDSVSI, encoded by the coding sequence ATGGCTGGCATTCTTCCTGCCCGTATTACCAAAGTTTTACCCGATTCGATCGCTGCTGAAATTGGCTTTGAAGCGGGCGATGCAATTGTAGCTATTAATGGTACACCTCCGCGCGATTTAATTGATTATAAATTTTTATGCTCTGATGAGTTTCTAGAATTAGAAGTTTTGGATGCGTCCGGCAAAACTCATCATATAGAAATTGAGAAGGAATATGACGAAGACCTGGGGTTAGAATTTGAAACTGCGTTGTTCGATGCTCTAATTCAGTGCAATAATCGCTGTCCGTTTTGTTTTATCGACCAACAGCCACCAGGTAAGCGTTCTAGCTTGTATTTAAAAGATGATGATTATCGCTTGAGCTTTTTGTATGGCTCTTATTTAACTCTTACCAATTTACCGGAGAGGGAATGGCGCAGAATTGAACAGATGCGTCTGTCTCCATTGTATGTGTCCGTTCATGCTACGGAACCGGATGTGAGGGTGAGGCTATTAAAAAATCCCCGTGCGGCGCAAATATTAGATCAGTTACGGTGGTTTCAGGAAAGAAGATTGCAAATCCATGCCCAAGTGGTTGTTTGTCCTGGTATAAATGATGGCAAACATCTGGAACAAACACTACGGGATTTAACGTCATTTCATGATGGGGATGTGCCTACCGTTGCGTCAGTTGCAGTTGTACCAGTCGGGTTAACTAGATTTCGTCCCGAAGAAGACGAACTCGTACCTGTGACTAGGGAGAAAGCCCAAGAAGTGATTGCCCAAGTGCGATCGCTTACTCGAGAATTTCGCCAAAAATTTGGTTCTAACGTAGCTTGGTTAGCAGATGAATGGTTTTTAATTGCGGGTGAGGAATTACCCAGCGAAGCCGAGTACGAAGAATATCCACAAATTGACAATGGCGTAGGTTCAATTCGGTTATTTCTCAAACAATTTGCTGATACTGCGGCACAATTATTACCAGCAAAAATTGACCGACCAAAAAAGTTAACTTGGGTGGTTGGTAATGCTGTAGAAAAAGCTTTTCAACCAATTCTCAAAAGCTTAAATGCTGTGGAAGGATTGGAAATAAGTATGAAAGCTTTGTCTAGCGATTACTGGGGACAAGCTATTAGTGTTACCGGATTGATTACAGGTCATGATTTACTTTTAAATCTTAAAGGGCAAGATTTAGGCACAGGAATTTTGCTACCTAAAGTCATGCTTAAACATGGAGAACTAGTATTTCTAGATGATATGACTGTTGAGGAAGTAGCCCAGAAATTACAAACTAAAATTTTTCCAGTAGCCGGAGTAGAAGAACTTATAAATACTTGCATTACTGATAGTGTAAGCATTTAA
- a CDS encoding glycoside hydrolase family 10 protein has protein sequence MKNRRKINTVDYKVLIKKTGFFLLPLQIIILNCVDTLTAKAAEKPVLSVVQSQENAQHWSGITKRLESIGVEYCVIPLTSVKNVADWGDRSILFLPNIETLTPTQALALEEWKSKGGNLIASGPVGSLSTPGVRQLLKTLLGGYWGFSLKDKQPLQPPTKVNYSWVTNKGLFGNVHGGVLIPNNTTSQAVAMWNGAGNFAAVVATERTTFLGWRWGADTASNTELDSAWLKAALNRYSSSKNTKKIAGGSSSCTTSVASVPNEQRSQRRVEVPPVKITGVSGRANVQTNNNPSPSPAPSPSSKPPTAEEAIDQLEQQVRWNVAPHSNAPIAASEAIAMQQELENLIGRVESSHLAALVNDGNTLNSQSTKAEVTQNPNTPTSISNKEQVVAQARTVAKNLPQLIVNKNYALARQQWLTTKTNLWKQFPTDRRLAPAEIRAVWLDRGTIVRAGSEQELAKIFDRLAQAGINTIFFETVNAGYTIYPSKVAPQQNPLIRGWNPLASGVKLAHERGMEIHAWVWTFAAGNQRHNQLLNIDPNYPGPVLAAHPDWANYDQQGRMIPSGQTKPFYDPANPELRQYLLKLYEEIVTEYQVDGLQLDYIRYPFQDPAAGRSYGYGKAARNQFQQLTGVDPMKITPSQTQLWQEWTKFRTQQVDTFVSQVSQMLRQQRRNLILSVAVFPLPEYERIQKIQQHWEGWARQGNVDLVVPMTYAQDTVRFQTLAKPWIASTQLGSALLIPGIRLLSLPTLGAFDQLQLVRDLPVSGYALFAAENLNHDLQRLFSNTQGRLQSPVTEPLPHRQPFQSALNRYIALRREWQLTLPSDKQQTTEKGIGDFYSQAEIIQNALTQLASTPSASKLVTAKANLSRFQSLFRVWMRQQQMENSYQIRAWENRLTGIERLLSYGERQLDSNSQQKPNTIGR, from the coding sequence GTGAAGAATCGCCGGAAAATCAATACAGTAGATTACAAAGTATTAATTAAAAAAACAGGATTCTTCCTTTTACCTCTGCAAATAATTATTCTTAATTGTGTTGATACTTTGACAGCCAAGGCAGCAGAAAAACCTGTTTTGAGTGTAGTTCAAAGTCAAGAAAATGCCCAGCATTGGTCAGGAATTACCAAGCGTTTAGAAAGTATAGGTGTAGAGTATTGCGTCATTCCTTTGACAAGTGTAAAGAATGTAGCAGATTGGGGCGATCGCAGCATATTATTCTTACCTAATATCGAAACTTTAACACCAACCCAAGCACTCGCTTTAGAAGAATGGAAAAGTAAAGGCGGGAACCTCATTGCTAGCGGCCCCGTTGGTAGTCTCTCTACCCCAGGTGTTCGTCAATTATTAAAAACCCTCTTAGGCGGTTATTGGGGATTTAGCCTCAAGGATAAACAACCGCTCCAACCCCCAACCAAAGTTAATTATTCTTGGGTGACTAACAAAGGGTTATTTGGTAATGTACATGGCGGTGTGTTGATACCCAATAACACTACTAGTCAAGCTGTTGCTATGTGGAATGGCGCAGGTAATTTCGCAGCAGTCGTGGCAACTGAGCGTACCACATTTTTGGGCTGGCGCTGGGGAGCCGATACAGCATCCAATACAGAATTAGACAGTGCTTGGTTAAAAGCAGCACTAAACCGTTACTCATCATCCAAAAATACAAAAAAAATAGCTGGCGGTTCCTCCAGTTGCACAACATCAGTAGCTTCTGTACCCAATGAGCAGAGGAGCCAGCGCCGTGTGGAGGTTCCCCCCGTTAAGATAACTGGCGTGAGCGGACGCGCAAACGTACAGACAAATAATAATCCTTCTCCTTCCCCTGCACCTTCTCCTTCCTCTAAGCCACCTACAGCAGAGGAAGCCATAGACCAACTAGAACAACAAGTACGCTGGAATGTTGCCCCCCATTCTAATGCACCGATCGCAGCTAGTGAGGCGATCGCTATGCAACAGGAGCTAGAAAATCTCATTGGACGAGTAGAAAGTTCCCATTTAGCGGCGTTGGTAAATGATGGTAATACCTTAAACTCTCAGTCCACAAAAGCAGAAGTCACACAAAACCCCAATACCCCAACTTCTATCTCTAACAAAGAGCAAGTTGTAGCACAAGCAAGAACAGTAGCCAAAAACTTACCTCAGTTGATTGTCAATAAGAATTATGCGTTGGCTCGTCAACAATGGCTCACAACCAAAACAAATCTGTGGAAGCAATTTCCCACAGATCGCAGATTAGCACCAGCCGAAATTCGTGCAGTATGGTTGGATAGAGGAACAATTGTTCGTGCTGGTAGTGAACAAGAGTTAGCCAAAATTTTTGACCGTTTGGCACAAGCGGGAATCAATACTATCTTTTTTGAAACAGTCAATGCTGGCTATACTATCTATCCCAGTAAGGTTGCTCCACAGCAAAACCCATTAATTCGCGGTTGGAACCCCTTAGCCTCGGGAGTGAAATTAGCTCATGAGCGAGGAATGGAAATACACGCTTGGGTTTGGACATTCGCAGCCGGAAATCAGCGTCATAATCAATTACTCAACATTGACCCAAATTATCCCGGCCCAGTCCTAGCAGCCCATCCTGACTGGGCAAACTACGACCAGCAAGGAAGAATGATTCCCTCTGGACAGACTAAGCCTTTCTACGATCCTGCCAATCCCGAATTACGTCAGTATTTACTTAAACTGTACGAAGAGATTGTTACTGAATATCAGGTGGATGGTTTACAGCTAGACTATATTCGCTATCCTTTCCAAGATCCAGCCGCCGGACGCAGTTATGGCTACGGTAAAGCAGCCAGAAACCAGTTTCAACAATTGACAGGGGTAGATCCGATGAAGATTACCCCTAGTCAAACACAATTGTGGCAGGAATGGACAAAATTTCGTACCCAACAAGTTGATACTTTTGTTAGTCAAGTTTCCCAAATGTTGCGTCAGCAGCGCCGCAATTTGATTTTATCTGTGGCTGTTTTTCCTCTGCCAGAATACGAACGTATCCAAAAAATTCAACAGCACTGGGAAGGTTGGGCTAGACAAGGGAATGTAGATTTAGTTGTGCCTATGACCTATGCCCAAGATACGGTACGTTTCCAAACTCTCGCAAAACCTTGGATAGCTTCAACACAGTTAGGATCTGCTTTGCTTATACCTGGTATACGCTTGCTTTCCTTACCAACATTAGGTGCATTTGACCAACTGCAACTAGTGCGAGACTTGCCAGTAAGTGGTTATGCTCTATTCGCAGCTGAAAATTTGAATCATGATTTGCAGAGACTTTTTAGTAATACTCAAGGAAGACTACAATCTCCCGTTACTGAACCCCTGCCTCATCGTCAACCTTTCCAAAGTGCTTTAAATCGTTATATTGCTTTGAGACGAGAATGGCAGTTGACGTTACCAAGTGACAAGCAACAAACAACTGAGAAAGGCATTGGCGATTTTTACAGTCAAGCAGAAATTATCCAGAATGCCTTAACTCAACTAGCAAGTACGCCTTCTGCTAGTAAATTAGTGACAGCAAAAGCTAATTTAAGTCGTTTTCAATCATTATTTCGAGTCTGGATGCGTCAACAGCAGATGGAAAATAGCTATCAAATTAGAGCCTGGGAAAATCGTTTGACAGGTATAGAAAGACTATTAAGTTACGGTGAACGGCAATTAGATTCAAATTCACAACAGAAGCCTAATACGATAGGAAGATAA
- a CDS encoding PAS domain S-box protein: MQFLPHYLWLRYLESIIDISPLTVEPETPLSDAISQMASQDVGIVVVANSQILGYVTAKDVVKLVALGVDWQTTKIAEVMNTVQSVFQLSQLQDLATTISILGKHQSSCLLVVNEQEQLMGIIMSESLHQGLNAVIDLEHQEYLKLLESDDRAKVEMAVQQAIANCSLLEVEHRLLVSEEASEYKWFLSRGKVITDTTGKPTRMLGVAMDITYRVQTQAALQQANQELERRVTERTLALEEANRQLLAEISDRQIAQEQLRQSQQMLQLVMDTIPQCIFWKDSNSVFMGCNRNFAKILGFEHPESIVGKTDYDLLPNPHNADFYRQCDARVMENNQPEYHIIEPLLKPDGQQIWLETNKVPLYDVEGNVVGILGTFEDITERKQVQEALEKSEERFRFLAESIPQQVWIARPDGYIEYVNQRALEYFNCKPEAILGWQWPQWIHPDDRSRCLAAWDHCVATGEPLDVEFRWFSVADQNYRWHLGRALALRDQQGNIINWFGTNTDIDDRKLTEQALRRSEERFRNLVEASSDWVWEVDENLVYTYASPKIRDILGYEPEEILGKTPFELMPPAEAERIKMIFAPIYEAKQPFKCLENLNLHKEGYSVVLESSGVPVFDATGKFCGYRGIDRDITFRKQVENNLYQTQQQLQAILDNSSACIYVMDSQNRFVLINRRYEQLFNTTQAEIIGKTLYETWPHHIADGFAANNRKVFTDGIAVEVEEVVPQEDGLHTYFSIKFPLKDQHGVTYGVCGISTDMTERKLAENSLLRFRKAMESTSDAIHFSDIFDNSIYINPAFQELYGYSLEELQAYGAVSTVFQQSRERQQIFDTVIKGNSWRGEVIMRSRDGRLLKVDVRSDALKDSDGKITGIVCIHTDVTQHQQIEEGLRLRDRAIDASSNGIIIADATTPNGPIIYVNPAFERMTGYTSEEVIGQNFRIFQSADIDQPGLRELSAAMQAGKACTVVLRNYRKDGSLLWNELNISPVYDQAGKLTHYISIQTDITERKQTETALLVSQQRLQYLLTSSPAVIYTSQTFGEFAKLFISDNVTAMTGYQAREFTENPSFWASHIHPDEQPLVFHRLSNVLERKSYKLEYRFLHQDGTYHWIYDQGRVVQDDIDNPIEMVGHIVDITERKQLEEYLKIALEKEKELSELKSRFVSMTSHEFRTPLSTILSSSELLEHYRHKWPEEKQLTHLRRIQNAVKRMTEMLNDILIIGKAEAGKLEFVPKSFDLMAYCRTLIEEIQLNLTNQQIDFITEHEYLSCYMDEKLLGHILSNLISNAIKYSSVDSHVQVRFYCRDEHAIFEVQDWGIGIPAEDVTHLFESFYRAKNVGNILGTGLGLAIVKKCVDICQGQIFVSSTVGVGTVFTVNLPLNHHI, encoded by the coding sequence ATGCAATTTCTCCCTCACTATCTCTGGCTACGATATTTAGAGTCAATTATTGATATTTCGCCTCTGACGGTTGAGCCGGAAACGCCGTTGTCAGATGCAATTTCACAAATGGCTAGTCAAGATGTGGGTATTGTTGTAGTTGCCAATTCCCAAATCTTAGGCTATGTGACAGCAAAGGATGTAGTGAAATTGGTAGCCTTGGGTGTTGATTGGCAAACTACTAAAATTGCTGAAGTGATGAATACTGTGCAGAGTGTTTTTCAGCTTTCACAGTTACAGGATCTAGCTACAACTATTTCCATATTAGGTAAACATCAATCAAGTTGCTTGTTAGTAGTTAATGAACAAGAGCAGCTAATGGGAATAATTATGTCTGAAAGCCTTCATCAAGGTTTGAACGCAGTCATTGATTTGGAACATCAAGAATATTTAAAGTTATTAGAATCGGATGATAGGGCAAAAGTTGAGATGGCTGTTCAACAAGCGATTGCCAATTGTAGTCTCTTAGAAGTAGAACATCGGCTGCTAGTCTCAGAGGAAGCATCTGAGTATAAATGGTTCCTCTCAAGAGGTAAAGTTATTACTGACACAACAGGTAAACCCACTCGTATGCTCGGCGTTGCGATGGATATTACCTACCGTGTGCAAACACAAGCAGCACTGCAACAAGCAAACCAAGAGTTAGAAAGGCGGGTTACAGAGCGCACTCTGGCCTTGGAGGAAGCAAATAGACAACTTTTAGCAGAAATTAGCGATCGCCAAATTGCTCAGGAACAGCTGCGACAATCTCAACAAATGTTGCAGTTAGTTATGGATACAATTCCCCAATGTATCTTTTGGAAAGATAGCAATTCTGTCTTCATGGGTTGTAATCGTAACTTTGCCAAAATTCTAGGTTTTGAGCATCCAGAAAGTATTGTTGGGAAAACAGACTATGACTTACTCCCAAATCCACACAACGCCGACTTTTATCGTCAATGTGATGCTAGGGTGATGGAAAATAATCAGCCTGAGTATCACATCATTGAACCGTTACTGAAACCAGATGGTCAACAAATTTGGCTAGAAACAAATAAAGTTCCTCTCTATGATGTCGAAGGTAATGTTGTTGGCATTCTCGGTACATTTGAAGATATTACTGAACGCAAACAGGTACAAGAAGCTTTAGAAAAAAGTGAAGAACGTTTTCGCTTCTTAGCAGAATCTATCCCTCAACAGGTATGGATAGCGCGACCAGATGGTTACATTGAATATGTTAACCAACGCGCTCTAGAATACTTTAACTGCAAACCAGAAGCTATACTAGGTTGGCAATGGCCACAGTGGATACATCCTGATGATCGTTCCCGTTGCTTGGCAGCATGGGATCATTGTGTAGCTACTGGTGAACCTCTAGATGTTGAATTTCGCTGGTTCAGCGTGGCAGACCAAAACTATCGCTGGCATTTAGGACGTGCGTTAGCCTTGCGTGATCAACAAGGCAATATTATTAATTGGTTTGGTACGAATACTGATATAGATGATCGCAAACTTACCGAACAAGCTTTAAGACGTAGCGAAGAAAGGTTCCGTAACTTAGTAGAAGCTAGCAGTGATTGGGTATGGGAAGTTGATGAGAACTTGGTTTATACATACGCCAGTCCAAAAATTAGAGATATTTTAGGTTACGAACCAGAAGAAATATTGGGCAAAACGCCGTTTGAACTCATGCCACCAGCAGAGGCGGAGCGTATTAAGATGATTTTTGCCCCTATTTATGAAGCAAAACAGCCATTCAAATGCTTAGAAAACCTTAATCTTCATAAAGAAGGTTATTCTGTAGTTCTTGAAAGCAGTGGAGTCCCAGTTTTTGATGCCACGGGTAAATTTTGTGGTTATCGAGGCATAGATCGAGATATCACTTTTCGTAAACAAGTAGAAAACAATTTATATCAAACTCAACAGCAGTTACAAGCAATTTTGGATAACTCCTCGGCGTGCATTTATGTCATGGATAGCCAAAATAGATTTGTATTAATTAACCGACGGTATGAACAGTTATTTAATACAACCCAAGCAGAAATTATCGGCAAGACTTTATACGAAACTTGGCCGCACCACATTGCTGACGGATTTGCAGCCAATAACCGAAAAGTATTTACTGATGGTATTGCTGTAGAAGTAGAAGAAGTTGTTCCTCAAGAAGATGGTTTACATACTTACTTTAGTATTAAGTTTCCTTTGAAAGATCAACATGGTGTCACTTATGGTGTCTGTGGTATTTCTACGGACATGACAGAACGCAAGTTAGCAGAAAATTCTCTGTTACGTTTTCGCAAAGCGATGGAAAGTACCAGTGACGCTATTCACTTTAGTGATATTTTTGATAACAGTATTTATATTAACCCAGCATTTCAAGAATTATACGGTTATAGTCTAGAGGAATTACAAGCATACGGGGCGGTAAGTACAGTTTTTCAACAGTCTCGAGAACGTCAACAAATATTCGATACTGTCATTAAAGGCAATTCTTGGCGGGGTGAAGTAATCATGCGATCGCGCGATGGTCGTCTATTAAAAGTTGATGTGAGGTCTGATGCACTGAAAGACAGTGATGGTAAAATTACGGGGATAGTATGTATTCATACAGATGTGACTCAACATCAGCAAATAGAGGAAGGCTTACGATTACGTGATCGCGCGATCGATGCTAGCAGTAATGGCATCATTATTGCTGATGCTACCACCCCCAACGGGCCAATTATCTATGTCAACCCTGCATTTGAGCGCATGACTGGCTACACCTCAGAGGAAGTGATAGGGCAGAACTTTCGTATATTCCAAAGCGCCGATATCGACCAACCAGGATTACGGGAACTCAGCGCCGCAATGCAGGCAGGAAAAGCTTGCACTGTTGTTCTGCGCAATTATCGTAAAGACGGCAGTTTGTTGTGGAACGAGTTAAATATCTCCCCCGTTTATGACCAAGCTGGTAAACTTACCCACTACATCAGCATCCAAACGGATATTACAGAACGCAAACAAACAGAAACAGCATTACTTGTTAGTCAACAGAGGCTGCAATATTTACTGACTTCCAGCCCCGCCGTAATTTATACCAGTCAAACCTTTGGGGAGTTTGCCAAACTATTTATTAGCGACAATGTAACCGCTATGACTGGCTATCAAGCCAGGGAATTTACAGAAAATCCTAGTTTTTGGGCTAGTCATATCCATCCAGATGAACAGCCATTAGTCTTTCACAGACTATCTAATGTATTGGAGCGCAAAAGCTATAAGTTAGAATACCGTTTTTTACATCAAGATGGTACATATCATTGGATTTATGACCAAGGGCGAGTCGTGCAAGATGACATAGATAATCCCATCGAAATGGTTGGTCATATAGTAGACATTACAGAACGTAAACAACTAGAAGAATACTTAAAGATAGCACTAGAGAAAGAGAAAGAATTAAGTGAACTTAAATCTCGATTTGTTTCGATGACTTCCCACGAATTTCGGACACCATTGAGTACAATTCTGTCTTCCTCTGAATTATTAGAACACTACCGCCACAAATGGCCAGAGGAAAAACAACTCACGCACCTCCGGCGTATTCAAAATGCGGTAAAGCGAATGACAGAAATGTTAAATGACATTTTAATCATTGGTAAGGCAGAAGCGGGCAAACTAGAGTTTGTTCCTAAATCATTTGATCTTATGGCATATTGCCGCACACTTATAGAAGAAATTCAATTAAACCTTACTAATCAGCAAATTGATTTCATCACTGAACATGAATATTTGTCATGTTACATGGATGAAAAACTTTTAGGGCATATTCTCAGCAACTTAATTTCTAATGCTATTAAATATTCTTCTGTTGACAGCCATGTTCAAGTTAGATTTTATTGTCGAGATGAACACGCCATCTTTGAAGTTCAAGATTGGGGTATTGGTATTCCGGCAGAAGACGTTACCCACTTATTTGAATCATTTTATCGAGCTAAGAATGTAGGCAATATATTAGGTACTGGTTTAGGATTAGCGATTGTCAAAAAATGCGTTGATATTTGTCAAGGTCAAATATTTGTTTCTAGTACCGTGGGTGTTGGTACAGTATTTACAGTGAATCTTCCTTTAAATCATCACATATAA
- a CDS encoding EAL domain-containing response regulator — protein MIKILVIEDEDSVRENILDLLQAEDFDTVSAANGRIGIDLALSEFPDLVLCDMMMPEVDGYGVLSALRQEPLTATIPFIFLTAKSAKADFRQGMDMGADDYLTKPFTRAELLSAIMNRLERQATLKKHLINQTGVKISSPKTQLLEMSLHKVVKQQRFQEFEIQYQPIVDITSGKIIATESLLRWHSPELGAVSPSEFIPLAESTGLIVPIGQWVIANVCQQAKVWHDSGINCLTISINLSAMEFNRPDLIQKITEALKINNLDPRCLELELTESMIMQDLNNAIFTMNELQSLGVRIAIDDFGTGYSSLIYLKNLPVNTLKIDRYFIHNVAKDRQKSAITKALIEMAHNMNMRVIAEGVETESELFFLKQNQCDAVQGLLFSRSLPAVELENFLWNNKHLSV, from the coding sequence ATGATTAAAATTTTAGTTATCGAAGATGAAGATTCAGTTAGAGAAAACATTTTAGATTTGTTACAAGCAGAAGATTTCGATACTGTTTCTGCCGCTAATGGACGAATTGGCATAGATTTAGCACTATCAGAATTTCCTGATTTAGTTTTGTGCGATATGATGATGCCCGAAGTTGATGGTTATGGTGTTTTATCAGCATTACGTCAAGAACCATTAACAGCAACCATTCCCTTTATTTTCCTGACAGCGAAATCTGCCAAAGCTGATTTCCGGCAAGGCATGGATATGGGTGCAGATGACTATCTAACTAAGCCATTTACTAGAGCGGAATTACTCAGCGCGATCATGAATCGCTTAGAAAGACAAGCTACTTTAAAAAAGCACTTAATCAATCAAACAGGAGTAAAGATTTCATCTCCAAAAACACAGTTATTGGAAATGAGTTTACATAAAGTGGTTAAGCAACAGAGGTTTCAAGAGTTTGAGATCCAATATCAACCCATAGTTGATATTACTTCAGGAAAAATCATTGCTACAGAGAGCCTTTTACGTTGGCACAGTCCAGAATTAGGTGCTGTTTCTCCTTCAGAGTTCATTCCCTTAGCAGAATCTACGGGTTTAATTGTACCTATTGGTCAGTGGGTCATAGCTAATGTTTGTCAACAAGCTAAAGTCTGGCATGATTCTGGGATAAATTGTTTGACCATTTCTATAAATTTATCAGCAATGGAATTTAACAGACCAGATTTGATTCAAAAGATTACTGAGGCTTTAAAAATTAATAATCTAGATCCACGTTGTCTGGAGCTAGAACTAACTGAAAGTATGATCATGCAGGACTTAAATAATGCTATTTTCACGATGAATGAATTGCAATCTTTAGGTGTGAGAATAGCGATTGATGACTTTGGTACAGGTTACTCTTCTTTAATTTATCTTAAAAATCTGCCAGTTAATACATTGAAAATCGACAGATATTTTATTCATAATGTTGCTAAGGATAGGCAAAAATCAGCTATTACTAAAGCTTTAATCGAGATGGCACATAATATGAATATGCGTGTTATAGCTGAAGGAGTAGAAACAGAATCAGAATTATTCTTCTTAAAACAAAATCAATGTGATGCTGTGCAAGGTCTTCTCTTTAGTCGTTCATTACCAGCAGTGGAATTAGAAAATTTCTTGTGGAACAACAAACATTTGTCCGTGTAA